The following nucleotide sequence is from Flavobacterium sp. N1736.
TCCTGTAATAAACGAAGCATCATCTGAAGCAAGGAATCCAACTGTTTTAGCAATTTCAGAAGCTTGTCCAAAACGTTTCAATAAGATTTTGTCAGCCAAAACTGCTCCAAAACCATCTACTTCTGCTTTCTCTAAACCTAATTTTCCGTAAAGCGGAGTTTCAACAGGACCAGGAGAAACGGCGTTTACTCTGATTTTTCTTGGTGCTAATTCTGTTGCAAAAACTTTGTTTAAAGATAAAACGGCTGCTTTACTTGATGCATAAACACTAGAGTTTGGCATACCAACATGTGCGTTAATTGAAGTATTAAATATGATTGAACCTCCGTCATTTAAAATTGGCAATACTTTTTGAACTGTAAAATAAACTCCTTTTACATTTACATTCATAATACTGTCGTAATGCTCTTCTGAAGCTGATTCTACGGGAGCAAATGAAGCAATTCCGGCGTTTAAGAATAAGATATCCACTTTTCCAAATTGTGCTTTTACTTGTTCAACCAAACTGTCAATTGATTTTAAATCAGATTGATCTGAAACAATTCCGGTTACATTCAATTCCTTTTCGGTTTTTGTCACAGCTTCTTTATTTCTTCCTGTTATAATTACTTTTGCACCTTTTGCTATTAATTCAGCAGCAGTTGCGTACCCAATTCCGCTATTTCCACCAGTTACAATAGCTACTTTGTTTTCTAAATTTTTCATTTTTATTTGCTTTAAATTATTGATTATTCAATTATTATGTTACAAAGATATAATAACGGAACGATCGTTCCGTTATTATTAATGTTAATTTTTAGTTAAAATAATTAACATCGCTAAAAACGCTGATTATCAGCAGTTAAAATTTATAGAAGTATAAATGAAATAGATAATAAATTAGTGTTGATTCTTAATATTTGCTTAATTTTGTAGCCTAAATAAAACCCACATGGATATTCATTTATATAAAGAAAGTCCTTTCCAAACTATAATCTCATTTCATAAATTAATAGAGTCTTTTGAAGAAATAGCTTTATCAAATGTTGATTATCGTTCTAATTATGCCAAGGCAATACTACAAGAAATAGCACTTATTCCTGAATTAAGAACCGGAATTACGGAATATTCTATTATAAAAGACAACGAAGCTTTAATTAAAAATATACTGGCAGATTTATTTCCAACGGCTCTTACCAATAACGAAATAAAAGCTGTTACGGTTCCGTTTCAAAATGTTTCATTTAATTATACAGAACGTTTTAAGAAAATTTTACGCAACGCAGGCGACGAATTTTATATGGAAATTCGTGATTTCGATGATCACCAATTCTATATTAATAACTGCTGTTTGATTTTAGGTATTTATTATAAGCAGAAAATTGACTTTAATAAACCGTTTTTTTATGATATTCCGGATGAAGACGGCGTAGAAAAACATTACCGAATTTTGTATAATGGAGATTTTATGGAGATTATTCCAACAGAAAATGCCATACACTTAACTCAGGACGATATCGATTTGTTAATGGATAATTATAGCGATATCGAACTCTGGAAATCAAAATTCCCAAAAGGAAGCTGGATTTTAAAAGGTTTTGGAATTGTTTCTTTATTTGACGCTACAACTGAAAGTGCGATATCAAACTTAAAAAGTAATTTACTGAAACCGGACACAAAAACGGTTGCATCAAATGATATTATAGAAAATATTTTTAAATCTATATTTAAGGTTCCGCACTTAAAAGTTGGTTTTATTATTTATAATCCTGAAGAAGAAAAATTCATCAGACCTATTAAGTTTGATAATCAGCTGCAGAGTTTTTTACTTTCTTCAGATCAGGAAGTGGATTGCAAGAATGCTTTTTTTGGATGTTCTTTTGAGAATTTATTAGATAAAAAAGAGCCTTTGGTCATTTCTAATGTGAAGAAATTTATTGAAGAATCGACTAATAAAACGCTTGGCGAACATTTATTGAGACAAGGTATTCAAAGTTGTGTTTTTGCGCCTGTTATTAAAGATGGTCATTTATTGGGTGTTGTAGAACTGGTTTCAGAAAATGCACGTGATTTAAATAGTATAAACGCTACTAAACTTGAACTGGTTTTACCTTATTTAACGGATACAATTGATCGTTATAATACGGATATGCAACATCAGATCGAGGCAATTATTCAACGTGAGTATACCACGATTCACCCAAGTGTGTATTGGAAATTTAGAAAAGAGTCTCAAAATTATTTCCAAAATACGAATCATACAAAAGATTATATTTTTAAGGAAATTGTTTTTAAAAATGTATTCCCTTTATACGGACAAATCGATATTAAAGGTTCGTCTGAGCATAGAAATGAAACGGTAAAAAGGGATTTAAAAAATCAATTGACCACGATTTTGGAAATTTTTGAAAATCAGAAACCAAATAGTAATTTGGTACTTCTTGAGCAGCGAAAATTTGAGTTGGAATCGATGCGCGCTGAGTTAGAAAATCCGCTAAAGGCAGATACTGAACAGCATATTCAGCGTTATATTGAAGAAGAAATTCATCCTATTTTAAAAAACACAAAGGACACGGCAAAAAATCAAAAGCTGGAAGAATTATATTTTGAAAGTCTTGATGAAAAAACAGGCATGTTTTATCAGGAAAGAAAGAAGTTTGATAATGCAATGTCTATTATAAATAAAAGGCTGGCTACTGTTCTGGACAAAAAACAGCTTGAGGCGCAGCAAATTTATCCGCATT
It contains:
- a CDS encoding glucose 1-dehydrogenase → MKNLENKVAIVTGGNSGIGYATAAELIAKGAKVIITGRNKEAVTKTEKELNVTGIVSDQSDLKSIDSLVEQVKAQFGKVDILFLNAGIASFAPVESASEEHYDSIMNVNVKGVYFTVQKVLPILNDGGSIIFNTSINAHVGMPNSSVYASSKAAVLSLNKVFATELAPRKIRVNAVSPGPVETPLYGKLGLEKAEVDGFGAVLADKILLKRFGQASEIAKTVGFLASDDASFITGTEIVVDGGLTVNAVV
- a CDS encoding GAF domain-containing protein, with translation MDIHLYKESPFQTIISFHKLIESFEEIALSNVDYRSNYAKAILQEIALIPELRTGITEYSIIKDNEALIKNILADLFPTALTNNEIKAVTVPFQNVSFNYTERFKKILRNAGDEFYMEIRDFDDHQFYINNCCLILGIYYKQKIDFNKPFFYDIPDEDGVEKHYRILYNGDFMEIIPTENAIHLTQDDIDLLMDNYSDIELWKSKFPKGSWILKGFGIVSLFDATTESAISNLKSNLLKPDTKTVASNDIIENIFKSIFKVPHLKVGFIIYNPEEEKFIRPIKFDNQLQSFLLSSDQEVDCKNAFFGCSFENLLDKKEPLVISNVKKFIEESTNKTLGEHLLRQGIQSCVFAPVIKDGHLLGVVELVSENARDLNSINATKLELVLPYLTDTIDRYNTDMQHQIEAIIQREYTTIHPSVYWKFRKESQNYFQNTNHTKDYIFKEIVFKNVFPLYGQIDIKGSSEHRNETVKRDLKNQLTTILEIFENQKPNSNLVLLEQRKFELESMRAELENPLKADTEQHIQRYIEEEIHPILKNTKDTAKNQKLEELYFESLDEKTGMFYQERKKFDNAMSIINKRLATVLDKKQLEAQQIYPHYYERFKTDGVEHNLYIGASISPTKPFDIMYLHNLRLWQLQTLCEMELEHHQLKESLPYELDVTSLILVFSAPLSIRFRMDEKRFDVDGTYNARYEVVKKRIDKANIKGTKERITEKEKITIVYSQNNEETEYLKYIKYLQHKKILEPSIEQFEVEDLQGVSGLRAIRVKVINNVSNSAIKKITYQDLLDELN